The following is a genomic window from Helicobacter sp. NHP19-003.
AAGATTGCAAGCATTAACCCCAACCAACCCATGACAGGACATGTGAATCAGGTCTTTGGGTATGCTTGCGATAGTTTTACTTGGCCTTATGGTCCTGTTGATGATTTGAAACAGCAAGCCTTGCAGCAAGTGCAAAATCAGGCGAATAACTACGCCGCAGCAGTGGGGGCGAAAGGAGGTGAGTTGATTAATGTAACGGTCAAAAAAGAGATTTGGCCTTGGTTTTGGTGGCTCTTGGGACAAAAATGCGTAAAAGTGGAAGGCTACGCACGCCCCAAGACCAATTAGGCTAAAGTGGGCGTGACGCTTGCTGACATTGAGGGCTAAAAGCGGGGTGTATCGGTGCGCTGTGGCGTGTGTGGCGCAACACCCTGACAAGCCCCTTAAGCCTCCTTGCTAGGTAGAGACTAAACCTCTTCAAGTTTGTGATGCCTTAAGCTTTTAGAGCTAACCCCGCCTTGACTTGCCTAGCCCCCGCTTTGAAGTGGAAAACTAGGCTAAACCCTCGCCTTCGTGTATTTTTGCACCACTTAAAAGCACCCCCGTGATAAGCCCCTTGCTAAAGCCCTTTAAAAATCTTGTTTTCATGTTATCATGGGTGGGTCTAAATTTTTAAGGAGAGATAATGAAAAAATTAGCAATCGGTGTGTTTTTGGCTTATGGTTTAATGCATGCGGCAAGCCTAGATACAAGCAAGGCGAGCATGGAGTTTACGGCGTTTAAAACGGCGCACAAGGCGGGCGTGAAGGGGACTTTTGACCATGTGATCTATAAATTTGGCAAGGACACTTCGACCATCGCCCACATTTTGGATAAGGCGAGCGCTACGATCAATGCCGATCAGCTAAATCTGCACGATTCAACCAAAACCAAAAATGTTAAAGAAGCGTTTTTTGATCTCTTTAAAGACAAAACCCTCAAAGTCATTTTTAGAAATGTCGTGGTTGGCGACAAACAAGGCACGATTTTAGCCAGTGTGCGCATGAACGGCAAAAGCGTAAAAGTGCCCATGAGCTATAAAATTGAAAACAAAGAATTGGTCGCTACGGGCGTGCTCGACATTTTAGAATTTGGTTTGCAAAAAGAGTTTGCTGAACTTGCCAAAAAATGCAGTGTGCAACACGAAAAACTCACTTGGTCGCAAGTAGAGATCAGCTTTAAAGCCCCCGTTAAAGAATAGGTACAGATGACAAAAAAAGAGTTAGAGCACCCGCTCTTACACAGCATCAACGATTTTAACGAAGCCAAGCAGGTGATTGTGGGGGGGGTGAACTCCCCCGTGCGGGCGTTTAAAAATGTCGGGGGCGTGCCCCCCTTCATCTTTAAGGGGCGGGGGTATGCGCTCTTTGATGTGGACGGCAATACCTATGTAGATTTCGTACAAAGTTGGGGACCCTTGCTCTTTGGGCATGCCGATCCAGAGATTGAGGAGCGGGTCATCAACACCCTGCAAAGGGGTTTAAGCTTTGGTGCACCCACGGAGTTAGAAACCACTTTGGCCAAAAAGATTGTGGCGCGCTATGAGGGCGTGGAGAAAGTGCGCCTAGTGAGCAGTGGGACGGAAGCCACGATGAGTGCTATCCGCCTAGCTAGGGCATTCAGCGGTAAGGACGACATTTTAAAGTTTGAGGGCTGTTACCACGGACACAGCGACAGCTTGCTGGTGAGTGCGGGCAGTGGGTGTGCTACCTTTGGCAACCCCTCTTCTTTAGGTGTTCCCCACGACTTTAGCAAGCACACTTTAGTCGCCCGCTACAATGACTTAGATTCGGTCAAGGCGTGCTTTAAGGCGGGCAATGTGGGCTGTGTGATCATTGAGCCGATTGCCGGTAACATGGGGCTGATCCCGGCTAAACTAGAGTTTTTGCAAGGCTTGCAAGAGATTTGCCAAAAAAACGGGGCGGTGTTGATCTTTGATGAAGTGATGAGCGGGTTTAGGGCAAGTGCCAGCGGGTCGCAGGGCTTGCACCACCTTGTCCCCGACTTGGTTACCTTTGGCAAGGTCATTGGCGGTGGGCTACCCCTAGCGTGCTTTGGCGGGCGGGCGGACATTATGGACTTGCTCGCCCCCGTGGGCGGGGTGTATCAGGCGGGGACCTTAAGCGGTAACCCTGTCGCCGTAGCTGCAGGTATTGTGGCTTTGGAGAAAATCAACAGACAGCCTAAGCTGTATGAACGCTTAGAGGGGCTTGCCAATCAATTTTGCAAAGGCTTGAAAGAAATCGCCCACTCTTGTGGCTTTGCCCTGCAAACTTGTGTTAGGGGGAGCATGTTTGGGTTTTTCTTCAGCGACAAGGAAGTGCAAAACTTTGAAGACGCGAGGCAGTCTAACACCGCTCTTTATGCGCAGTTTCACCAAAAAATGTTGCAAAAAGGCGTGTATTTGCCCGCCTCCGCCTTTGAAACGAGCTTCATCTGTAGCCCGATGGAAAGCTCTATCATTGAAGCCTGTTTAGGCAAGGCACAAGCGAGTTTTTATGAGATCCAACATGGAGCCTAAACCCAAATTCAAGCCCGTGGTGGAGGGGGCAAATGCCTTGAGTCTTGGCATTTCCATAGTCGTGGCCATCTTGCTTGGCATTGGGGTGGGTTATGGCTTGGTGAAGTTAACGGGCATTGTGTGGCTCTTTTGGCTAGGCGTTGCTTGGGGCGTGGGGGCAGCGATCTTAAATGTCTATAAAGCCTACAAACAGACCAAAAAAGAGCTAGACGAGCTGGCTAATGACCCCAAATACAAACCCCTCGCCTGATGTGTTCGTATCTGTGTGCCTTGCTCTTACTTGGCTTTAATGTGCTGTGTGCTTTGGGGGTGCTTTGGCGTTTTCAAGGGCTTGGGGTGCTGAGTTTTGAGGTGGGGTTTTTGAGTTTTTTATTGATTTTGCTAGCCGGTTTCAAACAGCTGAAAAACAAATTGCAAACAGCTAAAGAACCCATGCCTTCTAAGTTCTTTGCCTTTGGTTTGGGGCTGCAAATCTCTGTGGGGTGGCTAAAAATCCTCGCCTACGGGGTGTTTTTAGGTGGGTTATTTGGCTTGTTGAACCTTAAACTGCTCGTGCCTGTGGCTTACTTTGTGGGGCTTGGGGCGTGCTTGGTGGGCGTGGTGGGCCTACAAGCCCTTAGGCGTGCCAAATCTTAGGGCGGTAGCGTGAAATCCCCCGCCTTACCACCCCCACGAAGTTTAACTTAGTGCGGTGTTGCTTAGCACGCCTCATCAAAGCTAGTTTATGTTTTGGGGGGACGCTTAAAAGCAATTCATACTCTTCCCCGCTTAGATAGGTTTTGTTTCTGGGATTGTCAAGCTTGCACGCAAGTTTGTTGAGCTTTGATAAGCGGTTGCACTCAGCGAGCAGTCCGTCTGAAATGTCTAGTCCAGCGTGCACGAAGGGGCGTACGCTTGAAATAAAGCCTAGCAAGTTTTTGAGCTGTGGGCGGATGAATTTGGACTTGGGCGACACTTTACCCCCTCTAAGTAGGGTCCCTAAGTCCTTGTAGCTTTGCCCAAGTGTGCCCGTATGCACTAATAAATCTTTGGGGCGCATTTTGGTGCGTTCTAAAGGTTTGTGGCTTTTGGCAATGAGGGCAACACTTAAACTCAAATCCCTGCCTAGTGTGGTGTCCCCCCCCACAATTTTAATCTTAAATTCTTGGCAAGCTTTGGCAATCCCTGCGACTAATTGCCTCATCTCTGCTAAATTGCACCCTTTGGGTAGTTGTATGCCCAGCAAGGCGTACTTAGGGCAAGCTGCCATTGCGATGGAGTCGGAGATGTTCACGCACATGGCTTTGTAACCGATTTGGCGCATACTTAGCCACTCCCTCTTAAAATGCACCCCCTCACTGAATAAATCCAGCATGTAAAGGGCTTTAGGCGTGTCTAGCAACACCCCATCATCGCCCAAACCCCACACCACCCCGCTTTGGGCTAGGGCGTTTAAGAAGGTTTGCTCCAAGTCCACTAAATGCGGAAGCTAAAGTCCACCCACACCGCTTGGTGTATCAACGCCCCGCTGCTAATGGCATTGACCCCACTTTTAGCGTAGGCTTGCACGCTTTCTTCTGTGATGTTTCCGCTTGCCTCTAAGAGCACCAAAGGGTAGTTTTTATTGCGCTCGGCCACGACTTCTTTTATGCTCTCAATGTCCATGTTATCGCACATGACAATGTCTGCCCCCGCTTGCATGGCCTCTAGTGCCATTTTGACATTGCTCGCCTCAATCTCAATTTTAGCCGTCCACGGGATTTCTTGGCGGGCTTTGGCGATGAAGGCTTGCAGGTTGCCGATGTGGGCCAAATGCGTGTCTTTCACCATCAGAGCATCGTCAAGCCCGAGGCGGTGGTTTTTAGCCCCCCCATTTCTCACCGAGTACTTTTCAAACACCCTTAAAAGCGGACGGGTTTTGCGGGTGTCTAATAGACTGATGGGGTGGTCTTTGACAAGGCGCACGAAGCTCGCGGTCTTGGTGGCGATGCCACTGCTGTGTTGCAAGATGTTTAAAAGTACCCTTTCAATTTGTAAAAGCAGCCGCCAATCCCCCTCCACTTCTAATAAAGTTTGCTTAGGGCTAAAGCTCTCTTTGTCCGCAATTTTCCACGCATATTTAAGCCCCAGCATTTCTAAAAGCTCTGTGGCGTAAATTTGCCCTGAGAACACCCCACTATCTTTAGAAAGCACGCAAGCTTTCACCTCTTTAGCCCCCACCAAGCGGGCGAACAAATCCCCCGCTCCCAAGTCCTCCGCCAAACAATCCTCTAAAAACGCCCGTATCTGCAAATCCATTAGGACAACTCCATCATTTTATCTAGGGCAACCTTCGCCCACTTGGCCACTTCGGGTTCAACGCTAATCTTGTTGTAGGGGCTGTGGTTTTTATAGGCTTTCAGCACGCCAAATAAGTCCTCCAGGGTGGTTTCGTTCATGGTCGGGCATTCGGGCACACTGCTGGAGAGCACAAAGGTGTTTTTGGGGCGCAGCCGTTTGACTAAATTGATCTCTGTGCCGACCGCCACTTTCTGTTCTAAGGGCAAGTTTTGCACGAATTGAATGATTTGGCTTGTAGAGCCCACAAAGTCGGCCAACTCCACCACCTCTGGGGCGCACTCAGGGTGCACAGCGATTAAAATATTTGGGTATTTTTGGCGGAAAAATTCTACATCGCTAGGCTTAAAAAGTTGGTGCACGGCGCAAAAGCCGTTGTAACAAATGACCGCAGCCTCTTTAATGGTGTCTGGGCTATCTAACTCTAAAGTAGCGCTTTTTAGCCCGTGCATGCGGGCTAAGTTCACCCCCAAACAGCGATCGGGCAAGAAAAAGATTTTTTGCTTGCTTTGCAAGGCGTGCTTGAAAATCTTAAAGGCGTTGGCACTCGTGCAAACAAAGCCCCCCGCCTTGCCCACCTTCGCCTTGATGCGCGCGCTGGAGTTGATGTAGGTGATGGGGAGGACATGATCAATGCCTAAGCTTTGTAAGGTTTCTAGGCTTTTGTCAAAGTCCGCCCCCTCTAGCATTTTTGCCATAGAGCAACACGCCAGCTTAGGCATGATGACTTCCTTTTGGGGGGCTAGGATTTTCAAACTCTCCCCCATAAAGCCCACCCCGCAAAAGACCACTAAATTTTTAGGGCTCGCACTTGCTTTTTTAGCCAGCTCTAAGCTATCGCCCGTGATGTCGGCAAGCGCGACTATGCTGTCTTTTTGGTAAAAATGCGCCACTAAAAGAGCGTCTAGGTCTGTTAAAAGTTGCTTGATTTGTGCGCTACGCATGCAGCACTCCTATGGGCGTGGAGAAAAGCACCTTTTGCCCCACACTCGTGTTCAACGCCACATTTGGCACAAAGAGTACAATGGTAGAGCCCATTTCAAAACGCCCTAATTCCTCACCTTTTTGTAAGGCGATGGGAGGGTCGTAGGTGTAAATTTTGGGCTTGGACCGAATTTGGGCGTTGGTGCGTATGAGCGGATCAAAATTTAGCACAATCTGTCCCACATTCAGGGCCCCCACCGCCACGAAGTATAAAACCTGCCCCTGCAAGTTTTTAGCCACCACCACCACCCGCTCGTTGCGGATGAAAAGCTTTTGGTGCTTTTTTAAGGCAGGGGTGTTTACGGGCAAGAGTTCCCCGCAAAAGTGGCGCACCTCGATCACTTCCAGATCACAAGAGGCGTGGAAGCGGTGGTAATCTTTGGGTGATAGGTAGAAGTTAAAGTAGCTGTAGTTGTCTAATTTCTCCCCTTTGCCTAGGAGCTCATTGACCCGATAGCTCATGCCCTTGATTTGCAGGGCTAGGTTGTGCTCTATAGCTCCACAAGCGGTGATGATGCCATCGCAAGGAGCGATGAGAGTGGCGGGGTTTGGGTCAATCGGGCGGGGGTTACTAGGGCTCTTGTGAAGAGGGCGTTTAGGGTGGGGTAGTTTTAAGGGGGCAAAGCCGTTTAAATCAATCTTAAAAAGGCGTACATAGACAAAGTTTATCAACCTTTGCACGGGGGGGATGAAGGCACACCTTGCGAACTTGCCAAAGAGTTTTGAGAGGGTGTTGCTCTGTGCCACTATTGCAAATCCGCTAATTTTAAGACAAACTCAATTTGCCCCTTGCTAATCCTCAACTCTTTGGCGATGGAGTCGATGCTGTGCCCCTCTTGAAAGAGCTGTATCACGCGTTTTTCGTCTATGTCATCACTGCCCGGGGTGAAATGCCCCAACTCTTTAAATTTATTCTCTAAAACGATGATTTTTTCCTCCAAATAGTCCCTGTCTTTGTGCATGGTGTCTTGGATTTCTTGCAAGTGGGTGTAAAGGTTGGTTAGGTTGGTGTTGAGGTTGGTGTTGACCTCGTTTTTAACATTGGCACTGATGTTAGACGCGTTGAACTCGGCTTGCATTTCGTTTTCTTGAATCCACTTGCGGATTTTGTAGATCTCTTGGTTGATGGTGTCTAGGGCTTTTTCAAGTTGCTTGGTTTTGCTCGCAAACTCTTTGTCTTTTAGGTGGCTGTAGGCGACCAAACACACAAACACCAATACAATAGCCCCCCCCACAATCCACAGCACTTCGTTAAAACTCAAGTCCATGCATAGCCTTTCTGTCATTTAAACTTTCTAATTCGCTTTGGGCAATGTGGCTGTCCCAATCCTTGATGTCGCCCGCGTGCATGCGCTCCACACTCAGAAGCGTGGGCGCAAAGGCTTTCGCCACAAAGCCCAGCCTTTTATAGGGGGTTTTGGGTAGTTTAGTGCGCATGTAATACAGCTCCCCCTCAACAAACTCCCCCTCACGCCTAAAATCCCATGCCCTAAAACGCCGATCACCCCCGTCCCCTCTAGGTGCACATACACCCTGTTTTGCTCGTGCAAATACTGCTCAATGTGGTTGAGCTTTTGGTAAATGTCGCTCAGGGCTTTAAAAATGATGTCCTCGCGATCCTTGCCGTAAAAGACCTCCCAGGGGGCACTAAAACCTCCCTCACCCTGCCCTAGTTGTAAATACTCGTGTTCGTGTTCGGGCTTCAAGAGGGCAAACTCTAGGGGCAAAGCCACCGCCACAAGGCGGGTGTAAAAGCCCTTTGCCGTGCAAACCTGCTTAATGCCCCTAAATCCAAGCCAAGCCTCTATCCACGATGATAAAGCCCAAAAACACCACCCCAAATACCCATTTGTTACAAAAACGCTTTGGGAATGTTCTTAAAGTCTTTCAACACCAACCACTGCTCGTAAACTAAAATCATAAGACACGCTCCCACGCCCAGCCACGCCACAGCCCCTAAGTGTGCGCTTTTCGCAAAAAGAGCCCAAAACAGCACGGCTAAAGCGTGGCACGCCCTAGACACCCACAGAGTTACCCCTCGCCAAAGATTGCCGGCACAGAGTAAAGCCCCTCTTTTCTGTCAAACTCCATGTCTTGCAAGGAATAGAGCAAGTCAAAGCCCGCCACCCAAAACGCCACCCCAAATGCCAGCCACAAACTCCAAAGGGGGATCGCGCCAAGCACCGCCACCACGCCCGCAATGGGCGCAAGCCCCAAGCACACGCCTAGTACCAAGTGCGCCAAATAGCTAAAGCGTTTCATGTAAGAATACCCGGCTAAAATCGCCAAAGGGCCAAGAGAGTTTAAAAGCGAGGGCATTGATGGCATAGCTGACACCCACAAAGCCCAGCGCATTCGCCACACAGAACACCTGCAGAGTTGTGAGCGAAATGCGCCCATCCACGCTTGGGCGACTTTTGGTGCGCTCGTTTTCATGTCAAATTTGCGGTCTGCCAAGCGGTTAAAGCCCATCGCAAAATTGCGCGCAAAAAGCAGAGCCAACGCCGAGAGCAACAAGGTTTGCACGCCCTGCAGCAAGCCCAAATGCGTCTGCAAGCCCGCCACCACAAGGGCGATTAAAATAAACATGCCCGAAAATATGGTGTGCTCAATCGCCACCAGATACCCTAAAAGCTTGAGTTTTTCTACCATCGAAGACCTCTTTAAAAGCCTCTATTTTAACATAAAATTACAAAATCAACAGATAGCCAAGCAGCCCCACCCCCACCACGCCCACGCCCACCCACGCCCAAAGAAAGCGCACAGCTAAAAGCGACAAACCCACATAGGCGCATAAAAACCAAGGGGGGGTGGAAAAACTCTTTAAATGCAGGGGCAGGTGCACTAGGGGGAGCAAGTAGGGGTCTAGTAGTCCGCCTAAATGTAGGGTGTGCAAGCCAAGCACTAGAGGGAAAAACACCACAAAGACAAAAGAGAGTAAAATGCCACTCAGTTGTGTCGCCCCAAAGGGGGTAAAGAAAAAATGCACTAGCGGCAACATTAAAGTGAAAATGCCGGCATTAAAAAGCAGGGCGTAGAGCCACGCAGGCATTTTAGGCATGTGTTTAATGAATAAAAAGATATAAAACACCCCGCCCACAGACAACCAAAACCCGGCCGAGCGCACCAAATTAGCGGACATGGCAAGACACAAGAGCGCGCTTAATCCCAAGAGCCAAAAGCTTAGTAGCTCCAACCCTCCATAGACCAACACAAAGCCCCCAAGAGCCATGACATATGCCCTTAAAAAAGCGGGCTGAAAATGGAGCAGAATCAAATACCCCAAGAGGGCCACCAACACCACCGCCATTAAGTCAAAGTAGCGGTTTCTGTAGGGGAAGTAGCGTTGTTGCAAGAATCGATAAGGGGGACTTAGTAGGTGAAAGAAAAAGGCGCTCAGCAGACCCAAATGAAACCCACTGATGGCAATTAAAGGGCTCACCCCAAAGCCGATGAGCACTTGCCTTAAGCGTTGGTCCAAAGGGTCGGCTAAAAATAAAGTGCGGTAGAAGTTTGCCATAAGCGGGCTTGTGTGCTGTGCATTGATGAAGCTCCGCCACGGGGTTGTGGGGTCGCTCTTTGGGCTGATGGATAGCTTAAAGGTGTAAAAATAACAAGATTTTAGAAATTGCCAAAACGAGCAACGCCCCATTTTGCCCCATGCCCGTACGAAGTGGTGGGTCAAGTCCTTGATGTCCTCTTTGCTTATGATGTAAAAGCTGTTGTTGTGTGTGTCTTTGAGTTTCAACACAAAATGGCCGTTTTTGGGGTATTGCAACAACACCTGGGCGTGCAATTCCAGGGGCTTCTTGCCCAAAAAGGCCTTGTATTCGTGGTGTTTTAGGGCAAACGAAAGGGCACACAAGGCGAGCAAAAAGGCGAGAACAACCGCCTTTTCTTGCGGGCTTTGCAGGAGGGGGATGGGGTGGTTAGAAGGGGCAATCATCGCCCCCTCCGCCCACAAGGGGATTTGGCATGCTAAAGTTGCTTGGCACGCTATCGCCCATGTTGATCGCTGTGGGTGTGTGATCGCCTTGTATCTCTTCGCCCTCTTTGGGGATGTCGCTAAAGCGGGTGTAAATTTTATCAAAATACACTTTCACCGTGCCGATCCCCCCATTGCGGTTCTTGGCCAAAATGATTTCGGCTTGTTCTTTGTCGTGGCGCAAGCTGTCTTGCAATTCATTAAATTTTTTCTCTAAATTCTTGGCCTCCTCCTCCTTGCCCTCTTTACGCAGTTTGGCCACGCGGTCGTTGTGTTCTCTGTGCTTATACACCGCATCGCGGTAGAGAAACAGCACCTGATCGGCATCCTGTTCGATCGATCCACTCTCTTTAAGGTCGGATAAAATCGGGCGTTTGTCCTCTCTGCTCTCTAGGGAGCGGTTGAGTTGTGATAAAGCGATGATGGGGATGTTTAACTCCCTAGCCAAAGTCTTCAACCCTCGGCTGATTTTAGTGATTTGCTCGTGGCGTGAGTCCTCCCCCTCGCCCTCCATGAGTTGCAAATAGTCAATGATTGCCAAAGCGATTTCGGGGTGTTCGTGTTTGAGTTTACGCAATTTGGAGCGGGCTTGGCGGATATTAAGAAGCCCTGCATCGTCTATGTAAAGGGGTTTGTCGTAGATTTGTTGTGTGTGTTTGGTGAGCCTCTCCCACTCGTCCTCGCCCAAATTGCCTATTTTGATGTTGTGTAGGTGTAAATTCGTGTAACAAGAGAGCATGCGCATCATGAGTTGCTCTGCCCCCATTTCCACGCTAAAAATCGCCACGCCCTGGTTGTGGTTTAAAGTGGTTTTGGCAAAGTTTAACACTAAGCTGGTTTTGCCCATGCTCGGGCGCGCCCCGATGATGATGAGATCACCGGGCAAAAACCCCCCTGTAAGCTCGTTGAGCTTTAAAAACCCTGTGTCCAGCCCGATTAACCTCTCGTTGCCCCGAGCCTTTGCATCTGCAATCATTTTCAGGGTGTCTTTCAATACCTTTTGCATGTCCTTAAAGCCCGTTTGGACATTGTCTAAAGAGATCTGGTAGACACTGCGCTCAATGCTATCTAGGATGTCGGCGGTGGGGCGGTCTTGTTGGCACAGCTCACGGATTTGCAAGGCTAGGCGCATTAGATGGCGTTTGGTTGAAGCCTCTTTAATGGTGCGGATAAAACTTGCTAAATCCGCCAGGGGGTTTGTCTGCATCACCAAAGCCAAAGCATCTAAGACTTGTGGGTTGCCCTGTGCCTTTTTTTCTAAAAACATGGCACTGATGGGCTTTTGCTCGGCGTGCAGCTGTCTGCAATACTCAAAGAGTTTTTCGTGGGCAGGGCTAGAAAAATCCTCGCCCTTAAGCTGGCTAGAGAAGTCCTCAAATTGTCGGCTGTCTAACAGGGCAGAGAGCACCGCCCTCTCCATTAAAATCAAACTATCGTCTATGGGTGAAGTGTCTAGCATGGGTTGTTGATCGACCTATTTAAATAATTCTAGGGCTTGTTGGCATAAATCCTTCCATGGGGAAGAATCCTTGATAGCCACACAAGTTTGGAAGGTTTTCTTCGCCCCTCCTTTGTCGCCTTTTTGGCGCAGGAGTGTTGCCTTGTTGTAAAGGGCCCGTTGGCGCTCTTTGGGGGCAATTTGTAGGGCAAGTAAGGCATCGCTTTGTTTTAGGGCCTCCTCAATTTTACCCTCACGACTTAGGGCACTGATGAGCTCATTTTGGGCGTAGGGGGTGTAGCTGTTGTTCTCATAGTGCTTTTGCAGAGCAATCAAGTTTTTAGCGTAGAGCTCTAAAGTGGTGGGGTTGTTCTTGCCCCGTTGCTCACTTTGCAAGAGTAAGGCGTAAACCTCGATCATGCGCTCATCTTCTTTAAACTCTTTTTGGAGTTGGTTATAAACTTTAAAGGCCTCTTGCGGGTTATTGGTTTTCATATAGTCTAAAAACACGGTGAAGGCAATGTCGTAATAAGTGGATTCTTTGGAAAGAGAGGCTAAAGCCAAAGCGTCTTTAGCCGCCAGCAGTGAGTTGGCAAAGTCGTTTAATGCGTAAAGATTGCGCCCTTGTCTGTAAAGCCAAGGTAACTTGTTCATGGGCTTGTCTTTTAAGGCTGAGGTAGAGAATATGCCCGCCTTATTGTAAAGGGCGCTGTCATACAAACAATCAAAGGCTTCAACTTGTTCTTCATCGTCAAAGGCGTGGGGATCGATCTTTTCCATGCGGACTAAATAGGTGTTAAAGCTCTTGCAATCGGCTTCCTTGAGTGCTAAGTGTCCTTGTTGCAATAAGGCTTCTCGCATGGCGGGGGAATTGTGTGGGAGGTTGAGTTCCAAAACTTGCGCATAATAGTGGCGATCTAAGAGCAATTCGGCTTTATATTCTAGGGCTTTTTGGTACTCTTTGGAGGTCTTGGGATAATCTTTTAACACTTGGTTGTAGCGGTTTAGCTTTTCTCTATAATCTCCGTGCATGGCAAACAAGACTTGTTCGTCCCTAGACTTCACTAAGGTGATGTGGATCATATTTGTGTAATTGTCCAAATACTCTAAATTGGCGAAGTGGGCTTCATTAGGTTGGTTGTTTTTGGCATAGAGCAAGCCCAGCTCAAAGGCGGCTTTTTCTTGGATGGTTTTGTCGTTGTCTTGGTGGGAGAGCAAGGTCGCGATCTTGATCGCAGGGTCAAAGAAGGAATGTGTTTTTAGGGCAACGAGCAATTCGTAGGATTTGACAGGATGTTGCATGAAGTACTCCGGGTTGCCATAAATGATTTTGTTCAAGATCAATGTAGCGTTCTTGCCCCCACCGTTGAGGTCAAACAGC
Proteins encoded in this region:
- a CDS encoding DUF7494 domain-containing protein, which gives rise to MLLRLFVLFFASLPFLNGLDLSVTKGREKEVDFSTLTLTDEKPFACVYKTYPAEEIICTIDSTPKVGFMPFKTDFFEVSYEIKNFIFHLHIKPKFQEALFALPYDYKQSIPIQKLKLKNSKVWQVVGFHHKIPFLTPKDYNAPSNEGLNFPILIEGAQTPIIQELDVDNKPLTYTKGQDLEEYLGLKQLIKNGYYLEALEAIARIFRLYPRTIFKKDLYFYEIIALSKLKKRQELTIQVASQWLKFYPSDPQVPYVLYMLGNTYSQINYTAQATEKYNRIMDEYPNNRYASLAQMHLAEQAANGGDRSGASTLFQKAYSTAKDIESASQIAFNWGLFDLNGGGKNATLILNKIIYGNPEYFMQHPVKSYELLVALKTHSFFDPAIKIATLLSHQDNDKTIQEKAAFELGLLYAKNNQPNEAHFANLEYLDNYTNMIHITLVKSRDEQVLFAMHGDYREKLNRYNQVLKDYPKTSKEYQKALEYKAELLLDRHYYAQVLELNLPHNSPAMREALLQQGHLALKEADCKSFNTYLVRMEKIDPHAFDDEEQVEAFDCLYDSALYNKAGIFSTSALKDKPMNKLPWLYRQGRNLYALNDFANSLLAAKDALALASLSKESTYYDIAFTVFLDYMKTNNPQEAFKVYNQLQKEFKEDERMIEVYALLLQSEQRGKNNPTTLELYAKNLIALQKHYENNSYTPYAQNELISALSREGKIEEALKQSDALLALQIAPKERQRALYNKATLLRQKGDKGGAKKTFQTCVAIKDSSPWKDLCQQALELFK
- the dnaB gene encoding replicative DNA helicase, with product MLDTSPIDDSLILMERAVLSALLDSRQFEDFSSQLKGEDFSSPAHEKLFEYCRQLHAEQKPISAMFLEKKAQGNPQVLDALALVMQTNPLADLASFIRTIKEASTKRHLMRLALQIRELCQQDRPTADILDSIERSVYQISLDNVQTGFKDMQKVLKDTLKMIADAKARGNERLIGLDTGFLKLNELTGGFLPGDLIIIGARPSMGKTSLVLNFAKTTLNHNQGVAIFSVEMGAEQLMMRMLSCYTNLHLHNIKIGNLGEDEWERLTKHTQQIYDKPLYIDDAGLLNIRQARSKLRKLKHEHPEIALAIIDYLQLMEGEGEDSRHEQITKISRGLKTLARELNIPIIALSQLNRSLESREDKRPILSDLKESGSIEQDADQVLFLYRDAVYKHREHNDRVAKLRKEGKEEEAKNLEKKFNELQDSLRHDKEQAEIILAKNRNGGIGTVKVYFDKIYTRFSDIPKEGEEIQGDHTPTAINMGDSVPSNFSMPNPLVGGGGDDCPF